TTTGTAAATGTTATCTTAAATATGCGCAATGAAACGTATATGATATAGGAAATATAGCCTTCTAGCTACGAGAAGCAAGCAAATAGCACATAAAGTGTAGGAGAATGATTAAAAAATGCGTATTTGGGGGAAAGTTTTAGGATTTTTATTTGGCTTTATGCTGAGCAAAAATCTATTTGGTGCGTTATTAGGTGTCTGGTTAGGACATATGTTTGATCGTGGACGCGGTTTTGATTTTGATGGTGTCACGGGTGGTAAGGAAGATGATGTTGCTCGTCAAGCTGCTTTCTTTTACACAACCTTTTCTGTTATGGGACATGTCGCTAAAGCAAAAGGTCAGGTCACTAATCATGAAATAGCTTTTGCAAGTGCTTATATGGATAAACTTAATTTATCCAATGAGTTACGTCAGCAAGCACAAGATGCATTTCGTGAGGGGAAAACCACAGGATTCCCTTTAGAAGAACGGCTAAGAAAATTTAAGCGTATTTGTGGTAATCGCCATGATTTACGATTGATGTTTTTAGAAATTCAAATTCAAGTAGCTTTTTCTGATGGCGATTT
The sequence above is a segment of the Colwellia sp. 20A7 genome. Coding sequences within it:
- the djlA gene encoding co-chaperone DjlA, producing MRIWGKVLGFLFGFMLSKNLFGALLGVWLGHMFDRGRGFDFDGVTGGKEDDVARQAAFFYTTFSVMGHVAKAKGQVTNHEIAFASAYMDKLNLSNELRQQAQDAFREGKTTGFPLEERLRKFKRICGNRHDLRLMFLEIQIQVAFSDGDLDAKEREVLHTTAKFLGYSARQLDNLLEMIIAGAAFNQQAGQSYQQFNGENASTNAGQLDNAYKILGVSKDDSKGDIKKAYRKLMSQHHPDKLIAKGLPPAMMEAAKEKTQDIQAAYDLISKQS